A single window of Qipengyuania sediminis DNA harbors:
- a CDS encoding EVE domain-containing protein encodes MARYWLMKSEPDVYGWDDLVRQEEGVWDGVRNHRAKNNLAAMKAGDRAFFYHSNIGKEVVGIMQVSKAGLKDPTDPTGTWAAVRVVPLRKLARPVTLAEMKAEPGLAASELIRLSRLSVCEFTKPEWDLVLKMAKRRAKA; translated from the coding sequence ATGGCACGCTATTGGCTGATGAAATCGGAGCCTGACGTCTACGGCTGGGACGATCTGGTGCGCCAGGAGGAAGGTGTCTGGGACGGGGTGCGCAATCACCGCGCAAAGAACAATCTCGCCGCGATGAAGGCGGGGGATCGCGCCTTCTTCTACCATTCGAACATCGGCAAGGAGGTCGTCGGTATCATGCAAGTGAGCAAGGCCGGGCTCAAGGACCCGACCGACCCTACGGGCACCTGGGCGGCAGTGCGGGTCGTGCCGCTGCGCAAGCTCGCCCGGCCGGTCACGCTCGCCGAAATGAAGGCGGAACCGGGGCTGGCTGCGAGCGAGCTGATACGCCTGTCGCGGCTTTCGGTGTGCGAGTTCACCAAGCCCGAATGGGATCTGGTGCTGAAGATGGCGAAGCGCCGGGCGAAGGCTTAG
- a CDS encoding thiamine pyrophosphate-binding protein, with translation MAETRESPPTPGAARLLVDCLIEQGCDRIFTVPGESFLPVLDALHGQSAIDVVTCRQEGGAAFMACADGALNAAGSGRPGVCFVTRGPGATNASIGVHVAFQDSQPMILFVGDVDRSMRDREGFQELDFAAFFAPTAKWAARIDDAARVPEYIARAYATAISGRPGPVVLALPEDMLADEVPEGLAPRPFAPRVAQAPCPDAMIALMAMIGDAAAPIAIVGGAGWNAKARGYFQLFAERIGLPVATAFRRQDAISPASPVYAGNLGYGPNPKLAERVKSADLVIAVGARLGEATTDSYTIPPLTAPDRKLVHIHPDPAELNRVYPATLAICASMDEFAESAALWDEGEVIPFDAGSEAHAEWQEWSTAKPTGHALDLGQCVQYMREVLPADAIICNGAGNFSGWWHRYWRYAGYPSQLAPTAGAMGYGVPAAVAAARRFPDRTVVAVAGDGDFLMNGQELATAVQHGCDMIVVVVDNGAYGTIRMHQEREFPGRVSATALSNPDFATLGAAFGAWSARAETTAQFQAALTEAKGRRGVRLIHCVTDIEQLAASGATISGLRAPR, from the coding sequence ATGGCAGAGACCCGCGAGAGCCCCCCCACCCCAGGCGCCGCCCGCCTGCTGGTTGATTGCCTGATCGAACAGGGCTGCGACCGCATCTTCACCGTGCCGGGCGAAAGCTTCCTGCCGGTGCTCGATGCGCTGCATGGCCAGAGCGCGATCGACGTCGTCACCTGCCGGCAGGAAGGCGGAGCCGCTTTCATGGCCTGCGCGGATGGAGCGCTGAACGCTGCCGGCAGTGGCAGGCCCGGCGTCTGCTTCGTCACCCGCGGCCCGGGCGCGACCAATGCCAGCATCGGTGTCCATGTCGCCTTCCAGGATTCGCAGCCGATGATCCTGTTCGTCGGCGATGTGGACCGGTCGATGCGCGACCGGGAGGGGTTCCAGGAGCTCGACTTCGCCGCTTTCTTCGCGCCCACCGCCAAATGGGCGGCGCGGATCGACGATGCGGCGCGGGTTCCCGAGTATATTGCCAGGGCTTATGCCACCGCGATCTCGGGGCGGCCCGGGCCGGTCGTACTGGCCCTTCCCGAAGACATGCTGGCGGATGAGGTGCCCGAGGGGCTCGCCCCCCGGCCCTTCGCGCCGCGGGTGGCGCAGGCGCCCTGCCCCGATGCCATGATCGCGCTGATGGCGATGATCGGCGATGCCGCGGCCCCCATCGCGATCGTCGGCGGAGCGGGCTGGAACGCCAAGGCGCGCGGCTATTTCCAGCTTTTTGCGGAGCGGATCGGGCTCCCGGTCGCCACCGCCTTCCGCCGGCAGGACGCGATCAGCCCGGCCAGCCCCGTTTATGCCGGAAATCTCGGCTACGGCCCCAACCCGAAGCTGGCGGAGCGTGTGAAGTCAGCCGACCTCGTGATCGCCGTTGGCGCGCGGCTGGGGGAAGCGACGACGGACAGCTATACCATCCCCCCGCTGACCGCTCCCGACCGCAAGCTCGTTCACATTCACCCCGACCCCGCCGAACTCAACCGCGTTTATCCCGCGACGCTGGCGATCTGCGCCAGCATGGATGAATTCGCGGAAAGCGCCGCGCTGTGGGACGAAGGCGAGGTCATCCCCTTCGATGCCGGGTCCGAGGCCCATGCCGAATGGCAAGAGTGGTCCACCGCGAAGCCGACCGGTCATGCCCTCGATCTCGGTCAATGCGTCCAGTATATGCGCGAGGTGCTCCCTGCCGATGCGATCATCTGCAACGGCGCGGGCAATTTCTCCGGCTGGTGGCACCGCTATTGGCGCTACGCCGGCTATCCGAGCCAGCTTGCTCCGACGGCGGGCGCCATGGGCTATGGCGTCCCGGCTGCAGTCGCGGCCGCGCGCCGCTTTCCGGATCGCACCGTCGTGGCCGTGGCGGGGGACGGCGATTTCCTGATGAACGGGCAGGAACTCGCGACGGCCGTCCAGCACGGCTGCGACATGATCGTGGTCGTGGTCGACAACGGCGCCTATGGCACCATCCGCATGCACCAGGAGCGCGAGTTCCCTGGCCGGGTCAGTGCGACCGCGCTTTCCAATCCGGACTTCGCGACGCTGGGCGCAGCCTTCGGCGCCTGGAGCGCGCGGGCGGAAACCACGGCGCAATTCCAGGCAGCGCTCACCGAGGCAAAGGGGCGGCGCGGCGTGCGCCTCATCCATTGCGTCACCGATATCGAGCAGCTTGCGGCCAGCGGGGCGACCATCAGCGGCTTGCGCGCGCCGCGCTAA
- a CDS encoding MFS transporter, whose translation MTTTMRLLGKRRFLPLFVTQLLNAFNDNLYKTAMVLFVVYSVYNDEAAEAQFSAIASGVFIAPFFLLSAIAGQLADMRDKARIIRIVKGAEIAIMLVGAAGLLIAWQDAECGRAATGAAARCVAGAPPALLADLAIPLLLAALLAMGIHSTFFGPIKYAILPQHLHRDEVLSGTGLVEAGTYIAILFGTILAGWIPVEVAAGAIVLTALVGYATARQVPPAPPQGEIEPIDWNPFTSSARLIRATMGNAQVYYAILAISFFWTIGAVLFIQFPPLAKNTLMATKEVASLFLVVFSIGVATGSVAVNRLLKGVVSARYAPASVLAMGAFVVGFYLVSRGWDNSGDLTLLDTAAFLAHEGAPLLMLMLLGIAISGGMFVVPLYAFLTTKVAPDQAARTIAANNIVNSGAMVIGSLLAVGLTALGLPITEQLLLGAAMCLVSAWLARRLHAVEDAPIPAELLD comes from the coding sequence ATGACCACCACCATGAGGTTGCTCGGTAAGCGGCGGTTCCTGCCGCTCTTCGTCACCCAGTTGCTGAACGCCTTCAACGACAACCTCTACAAGACCGCGATGGTGCTGTTCGTGGTCTACAGCGTCTATAACGACGAAGCGGCAGAAGCGCAGTTCTCGGCCATAGCCTCGGGCGTCTTCATCGCGCCTTTCTTCCTCCTTTCCGCTATCGCCGGTCAGCTTGCCGATATGCGCGACAAGGCGCGTATCATCCGCATCGTCAAAGGGGCGGAGATCGCGATCATGCTGGTGGGCGCGGCGGGACTGCTGATCGCCTGGCAGGACGCCGAATGCGGGCGCGCCGCAACCGGGGCGGCGGCGCGCTGCGTGGCGGGCGCCCCGCCGGCGCTGCTTGCCGATCTGGCGATCCCGCTGCTCCTGGCAGCGCTGCTCGCCATGGGCATCCACTCGACCTTTTTCGGGCCGATCAAATACGCCATTTTGCCGCAGCATCTGCATCGGGACGAGGTGCTGTCGGGCACCGGACTGGTGGAAGCGGGGACCTATATCGCGATCCTCTTCGGCACCATCCTTGCGGGCTGGATCCCGGTCGAGGTGGCGGCCGGGGCGATCGTGCTGACCGCCCTCGTCGGATACGCGACCGCGCGCCAGGTCCCCCCCGCCCCGCCGCAGGGGGAGATCGAGCCGATCGACTGGAACCCCTTCACCAGTTCGGCCCGGTTGATCCGCGCAACGATGGGGAATGCGCAGGTCTATTACGCGATCCTTGCGATCAGCTTCTTCTGGACGATCGGCGCGGTGCTGTTCATCCAGTTCCCGCCGCTTGCCAAGAACACGCTGATGGCGACGAAGGAAGTGGCGAGCCTGTTCCTCGTCGTCTTCTCGATCGGAGTGGCCACCGGGTCGGTGGCGGTCAACCGGCTGCTGAAAGGCGTGGTCTCCGCGCGTTATGCCCCCGCATCGGTGCTGGCGATGGGTGCGTTCGTCGTGGGCTTCTACCTCGTGTCGCGCGGGTGGGACAATTCAGGCGATCTCACGCTGCTCGATACTGCCGCTTTCCTCGCCCACGAAGGCGCGCCTCTGCTCATGCTGATGCTGCTCGGCATCGCGATCTCAGGGGGGATGTTCGTGGTGCCGCTCTATGCCTTCCTCACCACCAAGGTCGCGCCCGATCAGGCGGCGCGGACGATTGCGGCGAACAACATCGTCAATTCCGGGGCGATGGTGATTGGATCGCTGCTCGCGGTCGGGCTGACCGCGCTCGGCCTGCCGATTACCGAGCAGTTGCTTCTCGGCGCTGCGATGTGCCTCGTTTCGGCGTGGCTTGCGCGGCGGCTCCACGCGGTCGAGGATGCGCCGATACCGGCCGAGCTTCTCGATTAA
- the pgsA gene encoding CDP-diacylglycerol--glycerol-3-phosphate 3-phosphatidyltransferase encodes MLTLPNLLTLSRILAVPFLGFLLWWPEWRAGYAVAFVLYCLIGFTDYLDGYLARAQGTVSKLGQFLDPIADKIMVAAVILILTAQGYLRGPYVGDIHVIAGLVILIREIAVSGLREFLGAVQISMPVSRLAKWKTAFQLTSLGALILGGAVNGPPCHSAYEACGTLAQNWIHLVGLTSLWAAAVLTLITGWDYLRVGLKHMD; translated from the coding sequence ATGCTGACGCTGCCAAACCTCCTTACGCTCTCACGCATATTGGCGGTGCCGTTCCTCGGTTTCCTGCTGTGGTGGCCCGAATGGCGGGCGGGCTATGCGGTCGCCTTCGTGCTCTATTGCCTGATCGGCTTTACCGACTACCTCGACGGCTATCTGGCGCGGGCGCAGGGCACGGTCAGCAAGCTTGGACAGTTCCTCGATCCCATCGCCGACAAGATCATGGTCGCCGCGGTGATCCTGATCCTTACCGCGCAGGGCTATCTGCGCGGGCCTTACGTCGGTGATATCCATGTCATCGCGGGGCTCGTGATCCTCATCCGCGAGATCGCGGTGTCGGGCCTGCGCGAGTTCCTGGGCGCGGTGCAGATCTCGATGCCCGTGTCCCGGCTCGCCAAATGGAAGACGGCGTTCCAGCTCACCAGTCTCGGCGCGCTGATCCTGGGGGGTGCGGTCAACGGGCCGCCGTGCCATTCGGCTTATGAGGCCTGCGGAACGCTGGCGCAGAACTGGATCCACCTTGTCGGCCTGACCAGCCTGTGGGCGGCGGCGGTGCTGACCCTGATTACCGGCTGGGATTATCTGCGGGTCGGGCTGAAGCACATGGATTGA
- a CDS encoding PilZ domain-containing protein: protein MPSVPRAPKKPHGGEMPDGARDLRRFLRKRVEARGTTRFNGRGYRVKIEDLSEQGCQFWIPRQAGLPPRSSISLYIDTLGPFDAIVRWSRDGWIGVEFDFPVYGPVLRHMHDRLGGGGGEEA from the coding sequence ATGCCGTCCGTCCCCCGCGCCCCGAAGAAGCCACACGGCGGCGAGATGCCCGATGGTGCGCGCGATCTGCGCCGCTTTCTGCGCAAGCGGGTGGAGGCGCGCGGCACGACGCGGTTCAACGGGCGCGGCTACCGCGTGAAAATCGAGGACCTGTCCGAACAGGGATGCCAGTTCTGGATCCCGCGCCAGGCCGGCCTGCCGCCGCGTTCGTCGATCTCGCTCTACATCGACACGCTCGGCCCTTTCGACGCGATCGTGCGCTGGTCGCGCGACGGGTGGATCGGGGTGGAGTTCGACTTTCCCGTCTATGGCCCGGTACTGCGCCATATGCATGACCGGTTGGGCGGCGGCGGCGGCGAGGAGGCCTAG
- a CDS encoding hydrogen peroxide-inducible genes activator — MTAFLPTLKQLQYLLALHEHGHFGRAAEASFVSQSTLSAGIRELESLLGVTLVERSRRVVRFTQLGAQVVAKAHRVLREAEELTGLVQASGKPLSGELALSVIPTIAPFVLPRLLPRLRRERPDLSLHLREETSAAAVESLHHGRADCVLLALPFPTGEVESALIAEDRLFVAFPKDEPRNPPREIDPATIEDGRLLLLEDGHCLRDHALSACARPASRGAATMVGTSLHTLVQMVDGGLGVTMLPEMALDAGILAGTAVVARPLASPGAKRRIALIWRRNSPRRAEFELFAEELRAG; from the coding sequence GTGACTGCATTCCTGCCCACACTGAAGCAGCTGCAATATCTCCTCGCGCTGCACGAACATGGGCATTTCGGGCGCGCGGCGGAGGCGAGCTTTGTCTCGCAGTCGACGCTTTCCGCAGGCATTCGCGAGCTGGAATCGCTGCTGGGCGTGACGCTGGTCGAGCGCAGCCGGCGCGTGGTGCGCTTCACCCAGCTCGGGGCTCAGGTCGTGGCCAAGGCGCACCGTGTGCTGCGCGAGGCGGAGGAGTTGACCGGGCTCGTCCAGGCTTCCGGCAAGCCGCTGTCGGGCGAGCTGGCCTTAAGCGTCATCCCCACCATCGCGCCCTTCGTACTGCCCCGCCTCCTTCCGCGCCTGCGCCGCGAGCGGCCCGATCTCAGCCTTCACCTGCGCGAGGAGACCAGCGCGGCGGCGGTCGAATCGCTTCATCATGGGCGCGCCGATTGCGTGCTGCTGGCGCTGCCCTTCCCGACCGGCGAGGTCGAGAGCGCGCTGATCGCTGAGGACCGTCTCTTCGTCGCCTTTCCCAAGGACGAACCGCGCAATCCGCCGCGCGAGATCGACCCCGCGACGATCGAGGACGGTCGTCTGCTGCTGCTGGAGGACGGACACTGCCTGCGCGACCACGCGCTCAGCGCCTGCGCGCGTCCCGCCTCGCGCGGCGCGGCGACCATGGTCGGCACCTCGCTGCATACGCTGGTGCAGATGGTAGATGGCGGGCTGGGGGTGACGATGCTTCCTGAAATGGCGCTCGACGCCGGCATTCTCGCCGGCACCGCGGTGGTCGCGCGCCCGCTTGCCTCGCCCGGGGCCAAGCGGCGTATCGCGCTCATCTGGCGGCGAAACTCCCCCCGCCGCGCCGAGTTCGAATTGTTCGCAGAGGAGCTGCGCGCGGGCTAG
- the rnd gene encoding ribonuclease D, producing MHIHPLITDTQALAELCARLATSEFVCVDTEFMRENTYWPELCLVQIADEKEAAAIDPLAPGLDLAPLLELLVKNEDVLKVFHAGGQDVEIVYNLTQDTPHPIFDTQVAMMAISQSEQIGYANLVESWLGITVDKGARFTDWSRRPLTERQIEYAIGDVTHLAKIFPRILRKLVKTGRGAWLDAEMEKLADPANYANDAGEAWKRIRATGRNPAVLGRLKALAAWRESEAQHKNIPRGRIMRDETLADLASHPPKSQGDLAKVRGLSTAWRDNDIGKRLMKVLEKAEPLPKEELPERAAPGAPLGKEGALVADLLKLLLKIRAREIDVAARLLTRSDEMEALAAGTRDLPVLKGWRYEVFGRDALELVEGRLGFTVRNGRLTMTRVEQVAEAQAEAAE from the coding sequence ATGCACATCCATCCGCTGATCACCGATACCCAGGCGCTGGCCGAGCTGTGCGCCCGCCTCGCCACGTCCGAATTCGTCTGCGTCGACACCGAATTCATGCGCGAAAACACCTATTGGCCCGAACTCTGCCTGGTGCAGATCGCCGACGAGAAAGAGGCCGCGGCAATAGATCCCCTCGCCCCCGGCCTCGACCTTGCCCCGCTGCTCGAGCTGCTGGTGAAGAACGAGGATGTGCTGAAAGTCTTCCACGCCGGCGGGCAGGATGTGGAGATCGTCTATAATCTGACGCAGGACACCCCCCACCCGATCTTCGATACGCAAGTGGCGATGATGGCGATTAGCCAGTCAGAACAGATCGGCTATGCCAATCTGGTCGAAAGCTGGCTCGGCATCACGGTCGACAAGGGCGCGCGCTTTACCGATTGGAGCCGCCGCCCGCTGACCGAACGGCAGATCGAATACGCGATCGGCGATGTGACGCATCTGGCCAAAATCTTTCCTCGCATCCTGAGGAAACTGGTCAAGACCGGGCGCGGGGCATGGCTCGATGCCGAGATGGAGAAGCTGGCCGACCCCGCGAACTACGCCAACGACGCGGGCGAGGCATGGAAGCGCATCCGCGCGACCGGGCGCAATCCGGCGGTGCTCGGACGGCTGAAGGCGCTCGCCGCCTGGCGCGAGAGCGAGGCGCAGCACAAGAACATCCCGCGCGGCCGCATCATGCGCGACGAGACACTGGCCGATCTCGCCAGCCATCCGCCCAAGTCGCAAGGGGACCTCGCCAAGGTGCGCGGGCTTTCCACCGCCTGGCGCGACAACGACATCGGCAAGCGGCTGATGAAGGTGCTGGAGAAGGCGGAGCCGCTGCCCAAGGAGGAGCTGCCCGAACGCGCCGCGCCGGGGGCCCCGCTCGGCAAGGAAGGCGCTCTCGTCGCGGACCTCCTGAAGCTGCTGCTGAAGATCCGCGCACGCGAGATCGACGTGGCGGCGCGCCTGCTCACCCGTTCGGACGAGATGGAGGCGCTCGCCGCCGGCACCCGCGACCTCCCGGTGCTCAAGGGATGGCGCTACGAAGTCTTCGGCCGCGACGCGCTCGAGCTGGTCGAAGGACGGCTCGGCTTTACTGTCCGTAATGGCAGATTGACGATGACCCGGGTCGAACAGGTCGCGGAGGCACAGGCCGAGGCGGCGGAGTGA
- the aspS gene encoding aspartate--tRNA ligase — translation MHAYRTHTCAQLSAGEVGQEVRLSGWVHNKRDHGGVLFLDLRDHYGITQVVADSDSAALATLEKLRLESVVTIDGLVKARAEAAVNPNLPTGAIEVFARGATVQSVAADLPLIVNSAEDYPEETRLRYRFVDLRRERLHKNIVLRSQVISSIRRRMIDIGFTEFQTPILGASSPEGARDYLVPSRLHPGRFYALPQAPQMFKQLLMVAGFDRYFQIAPCFRDEDLRADRSPEFYQLDFEMSFVTQEDVFQAIEPVLAGVFEEFANGKAVTPAGSFPRIPYAEALAKYGTDKPDLRNPLLIADTSHHFEKSGFGLFEKIVGGGGVVRAIPAPNTAEKSRKFFDDMNDWARREGFAGLGYVTRKGGEFGGPIAKNHGAEGMAALYAEFGLGDDDGLFFAAGKEKDAARLAGAARTRVAEELGLIEQGCFKFCWIVDFPMFEWDEEAKKIDFSHNPFSMPQGELQALESEDPLSIKAWQYDIVCNGYELSSGAIRNHKPEIMYKAFEIAGYSQADVDANFAGMIEAFKLGAPPHGGSAPGIDRIVMLLADEPNIREVIAFPLNQRAQDLMMGAPSEVGPRQLRDVHIRLAEPPKA, via the coding sequence ATGCACGCCTATCGTACCCACACCTGCGCGCAATTGTCCGCCGGGGAGGTGGGCCAGGAGGTCCGGCTGTCGGGCTGGGTGCACAACAAGCGCGATCACGGCGGGGTGCTGTTCCTGGACCTGCGCGATCATTACGGCATCACGCAGGTGGTGGCGGATAGCGATAGCGCCGCGCTGGCTACGCTGGAAAAGCTGCGGCTGGAATCGGTCGTCACCATCGACGGTCTGGTGAAGGCCCGCGCCGAGGCGGCGGTCAATCCCAACCTCCCGACCGGTGCCATCGAAGTCTTCGCCCGCGGCGCCACGGTGCAGAGCGTCGCCGCCGATCTGCCGCTGATCGTCAATTCGGCGGAGGATTACCCGGAGGAAACGCGCCTCCGCTACCGCTTCGTCGATTTGCGGCGCGAGCGGCTGCACAAGAACATCGTGCTGCGATCGCAAGTCATCAGCTCGATCCGCCGCCGCATGATCGACATCGGCTTCACCGAGTTCCAGACCCCGATCCTGGGCGCGTCGAGCCCCGAAGGCGCACGCGATTATCTGGTGCCGAGCCGCCTCCACCCGGGCCGCTTCTACGCGCTCCCGCAGGCGCCCCAGATGTTCAAGCAGCTGCTGATGGTCGCGGGCTTCGACCGCTATTTCCAGATCGCGCCCTGCTTCCGCGACGAGGACCTGCGCGCCGACCGATCCCCCGAGTTCTACCAGCTCGATTTCGAGATGAGCTTCGTGACGCAGGAAGACGTGTTCCAGGCGATCGAGCCGGTCCTTGCCGGCGTGTTCGAGGAGTTTGCAAACGGCAAGGCGGTGACCCCCGCCGGCAGCTTCCCGCGCATTCCCTATGCCGAGGCCTTGGCGAAGTACGGCACCGACAAGCCGGACCTTAGAAATCCGCTGCTTATCGCTGACACTTCACACCATTTCGAGAAGAGCGGCTTTGGCCTGTTCGAAAAGATCGTCGGCGGCGGCGGGGTCGTGCGCGCAATCCCTGCGCCGAATACGGCCGAAAAGAGCCGAAAGTTTTTCGACGATATGAACGATTGGGCGCGGCGCGAGGGGTTCGCGGGGCTCGGCTATGTCACCCGCAAGGGCGGCGAGTTCGGCGGGCCGATCGCCAAGAACCATGGCGCGGAGGGCATGGCCGCGCTCTATGCGGAGTTCGGCCTCGGCGATGACGACGGGCTGTTCTTCGCGGCGGGCAAGGAGAAGGACGCCGCCAGGCTCGCCGGAGCGGCGCGCACGCGAGTGGCCGAAGAGCTGGGGCTGATCGAGCAGGGTTGCTTCAAGTTCTGCTGGATCGTCGACTTCCCCATGTTCGAATGGGACGAGGAGGCGAAGAAGATCGACTTCAGCCACAATCCCTTCTCGATGCCGCAGGGCGAGCTTCAAGCGCTCGAGAGCGAGGACCCGCTTTCGATCAAAGCCTGGCAGTACGACATCGTCTGCAACGGTTATGAGCTGTCGAGTGGCGCGATCCGCAACCACAAGCCGGAGATCATGTACAAGGCCTTCGAAATCGCGGGCTACAGTCAGGCTGATGTCGATGCCAACTTCGCCGGTATGATCGAGGCGTTCAAGCTCGGCGCACCGCCGCACGGCGGCTCCGCGCCCGGCATCGACCGCATCGTCATGCTGCTGGCGGACGAACCCAATATCCGCGAGGTGATAGCCTTCCCGCTCAATCAGCGGGCGCAGGATCTGATGATGGGTGCGCCGAGCGAGGTGGGCCCGCGTCAGCTCCGCGATGTCCACATCCGCCTCGCCGAGCCGCCCAAAGCTTAA
- a CDS encoding phage holin family protein, which yields MNPGESTTTRAVPLTGAAGTGGTAASSGGGGDNIVDLVSKLTRQGAHLAQEQVALMQAEMREAVTDLKAAAAAYAGAAVIGLSGLGVTLMALGWLLGNAIDNTPLGILIVGLATLALAAILYFTARSKTAAANLKPDRTIRTLEDTPSIVTGHSTTGTTNDRI from the coding sequence ATGAACCCAGGCGAATCCACCACGACGCGTGCTGTGCCGCTGACCGGCGCGGCCGGTACCGGCGGGACCGCGGCGAGCAGCGGCGGGGGCGGCGACAACATCGTCGATCTGGTCAGCAAGCTCACGCGCCAGGGGGCGCATCTGGCGCAGGAACAGGTCGCGCTGATGCAGGCCGAGATGCGCGAGGCGGTGACCGATCTCAAGGCGGCCGCGGCGGCCTATGCGGGCGCGGCCGTCATCGGGCTTTCGGGCCTCGGCGTTACGCTGATGGCGCTCGGCTGGCTGCTCGGCAACGCGATCGACAACACGCCGCTCGGCATCCTGATCGTCGGGCTCGCCACCCTCGCCTTGGCCGCGATCCTTTACTTTACCGCGCGGTCCAAGACCGCAGCCGCCAATCTGAAGCCGGATCGCACGATCCGCACGCTCGAAGACACGCCGTCCATCGTGACCGGCCATAGCACTACGGGGACCACCAATGACCGCATCTGA
- a CDS encoding DUF3618 domain-containing protein gives MTASDQTTRDPAEIEREIRATQAEMSRTADQIGDQLTPRKLFNSLLDKADESGVDARYLLDGARRNPIALAMIALGGIWLVSESDAKASSLPKLKTPSFGKDRDSGSSYGGGSYHRDYVEHMSRYEPKEGEDELAYRRRRDLGRANYLMIEQRHDEDETSFRQRLDQATEKLRETRDSLLHSAQNLGSGARDSAGRLGRGTRDAASRFGTGTREAASRLGTSTQVFYSDNPLVGGAIAAVVGAIAGAAVPASRFEEEKIGSLGAQALDAAKEKARDLGDMAREKKDELVGQVQGGLETGQSASA, from the coding sequence ATGACCGCATCTGACCAGACCACCCGCGATCCCGCCGAAATCGAACGCGAGATCCGCGCGACCCAGGCCGAGATGAGCCGCACCGCCGACCAGATCGGCGATCAGCTGACGCCCAGGAAGCTGTTCAACTCGCTGCTCGACAAGGCTGATGAGAGCGGAGTGGACGCTCGCTATCTGCTCGATGGCGCGCGGCGCAATCCGATCGCGCTGGCGATGATCGCGCTGGGCGGCATCTGGCTCGTCAGCGAGAGCGATGCGAAGGCGTCGTCGCTGCCCAAGCTCAAGACCCCGAGCTTCGGCAAGGACAGGGATAGCGGCTCCAGCTACGGCGGCGGCAGCTACCACCGCGATTATGTCGAGCATATGAGCCGCTATGAGCCCAAGGAGGGCGAGGACGAGCTGGCCTATCGCCGCCGCCGCGACCTCGGCCGCGCCAATTACCTGATGATCGAACAGCGGCACGACGAGGACGAGACATCGTTCCGCCAGCGGCTGGACCAGGCGACCGAGAAGCTGCGCGAGACCCGCGACAGCCTGCTCCATTCGGCGCAGAACCTCGGCAGCGGGGCGCGCGATTCCGCCGGGCGGTTGGGTCGCGGAACGCGTGATGCGGCTTCGCGCTTCGGCACCGGCACGCGCGAGGCCGCCTCGCGTCTCGGCACGAGCACGCAAGTGTTCTACAGCGACAACCCGCTCGTCGGGGGCGCAATCGCGGCCGTCGTCGGCGCGATCGCCGGGGCCGCAGTGCCGGCATCGCGCTTCGAGGAAGAAAAGATCGGCTCGCTCGGTGCCCAGGCGCTCGACGCCGCCAAGGAAAAGGCGCGCGATCTCGGCGATATGGCGCGTGAAAAGAAAGACGAGCTGGTCGGACAGGTCCAGGGCGGGCTCGAAACCGGGCAAAGCGCCTCGGCCTAG
- a CDS encoding acyl carrier protein, with translation MSDTAERVQKIVVEHLGVEPEKVTQDANFIDDLGADSLDIVELVMAFEEEFGVEIPDDDAAEKIATVGDATRYIDEHKG, from the coding sequence ATGTCCGATACTGCCGAGCGCGTGCAGAAGATCGTCGTCGAACACCTGGGCGTGGAGCCCGAAAAGGTGACGCAGGACGCCAATTTTATCGACGACCTGGGCGCTGACAGTCTCGACATCGTTGAGCTGGTGATGGCCTTCGAGGAGGAGTTCGGGGTCGAAATTCCCGACGACGACGCGGCGGAGAAGATCGCGACCGTGGGCGACGCAACCCGTTATATCGACGAGCACAAGGGCTGA